One genomic window of Syngnathoides biaculeatus isolate LvHL_M chromosome 13, ASM1980259v1, whole genome shotgun sequence includes the following:
- the gfi1aa gene encoding growth factor independent 1A transcription repressor a, with product MPRSFLVKSKRAHSYHQHRCRDDVYIGLEALLAHISSEAKRQVESSLEAEPADGPCPGRPLLSPASLPSSSPLSYGASDRVSDCDLWRPPSPSYSPDSAESSTPTAEDGHHFNVSLFPAYSWSSYPASDLRRTVPAPYHRRLHQLDLEQGHAEPLSNGRYRDCSAPIQIQQICRMRNADGIFGELKQKQSGPEIIKREDDFTCFNQIDPDGSYKCIKCYKVFSTPHGLEVHVRRSHSGTRPFECGICGKTFGHAVSLDQHRAVHSQERSFSCKICGKSFKRSSTLSTHLLIHSDTRPYPCQYCGKRFHQKSDMKKHTFIHTGEKPHKCQVCGKAFSQSSNLITHSRKHTGFKPFACDLCGKGFQRKVDLRRHRETQHGFK from the exons ATGCCGAGGTCTTTCCTGGTGAAGAGTAAGCGGGCCCACAGCTACCACCAGCACCGATGCCGGGATGACGTCTACATCGGCCTGGAAGCGCTCCTGGCTCACATCAGCTCAG AGGCAAAACGTCAAGTGGAGTCGAGCCTGGAGGCCGAGCCCGCGGACGGGCCGTGCCCGGGGCGCCCGCTGCTGTCACCGGCTTCACTGCCGTCCAGCTCGCCGCTGAGCTACGGAGCGAGCGACCGAGTTTCGGATTGTGATTTGTGGCGTCCCCCCTCTCCCTCCTACTCGCCAG ATTCAGCGGAGTCCTCCACACCCACAGCGGAGGACGGCCACCACTTCAACGTGTCCCTCTTCCCCGCTTACTCCTGGTCCTCCTACCCCGCTTCGGACCTGAGACGCACCGTCCCAGCTCCGTACCACCGACGCCTGCACCAGCTGGACCTGGAGCAGGGCCACGCGGAACCTCTGAGCAATGGGCGCTACCGTGACTGCTCCGCTCCTATCCAAATCCAACAGATTTGCAGGATGAGGAACGCTGACGGCATCTTTGGGGAGCTAAAACAGAAGCAAAGTGGACCTGAAATCATCAAGCGCGAAGACGACTTCACGTGCTTCAATCAGATCGACCCTGACGGCTCATATAAGTGCATCAAGTGTTACAAG GTGTTCTCCACCCCCCACGGCCTGGAGGTCCACGTGAGGAGGTCCCACAGCGGGACGCGTCCGTTCGAGTGTGGCATTTGCGGAAAAACCTTCGGCCACGCCGTCAGCCTGGACCAACACAGGGCGGTCCACTCACAG GAGAGGAGCTTCAGCTGCAAAATCTGTGGGAAAAGCTTCAAGCGCTCGTCCACGCTGTCGACGCACCTTCTAATCCACTCGGACACAAGGCCGTACCCGTGTCAGTACTGCGGGAAGAGGTTCCATCAGAAGTCGGACATGAAAAAGCACACGTTCATCCACACAG GCGAGAAACCGCACAAGTGCCAAGTGTGCGGCAAGGCCTTCAGCCAGAGCTCCAACCTGATCACGCACAGCAGGAAACACACGGGATTCAAGCCGTTCGCCTGCGATCTATGCGGGAAAGGCTTCCAGAGGAAAGTGGATCTgaggaggcacagggagacccAGCACGGATTTAAATAA
- the rpap2 gene encoding putative RNA polymerase II subunit B1 CTD phosphatase rpap2 isoform X1: MDQRSKRTQGNNMEAGERQVSSKAPKNGGKHAKQLSAEAEARRREVIRETLRERLELEKRAHQVVERLIEDRVSDDFLLDCAKLITTANYKDVVEERFITKLCGYPLCSNKLEKIPKQQYKISTKTNKVYDITERKSFCSNFCYKASKEFELQISKTPLWLRHDERPPEIKLKKKGNIGSSGEEVCLTPKCLQEDDIEQPLNTQPEDHQDRSFTAGHSDSSDDEREQDFISSVVSREQRPRVHWGDRPKRKNEGEGVRRPQAERRKGESRQNQKLEKEVKMTRDESFANGTVHEEVPEEAKVDEVMDKLKSCSLHAATQPQEDLTAPATTPPLIESTHQRESSSQNRQDLVVLNADSVPSLNIIQVGMSKRGATGLRSLLKNHGPATKHNLIGQSLLESLRVTLNDWLTEESIKFLHGADCTLDPPSIYMKEEEEELDEDDLEDDVTEGSGGEEERRALLPAPDYETLKRETQQMVLKVREFYKGTWIVAEDEEKMNGNEETTQDQSTSDSPSLPLVDSKAQHLIQKRITVEKLASCLRNIVGPLSLTLSDITSDLNNLVRTFRFTNTNIIHKPPEWTLIAVVLLHLLSNVSPVVAEALKTPSSVLYINTLMEELGLQQQDLLNLLQPFKTIPH; encoded by the exons GAGAGAGGTGATCCGGGAGACGCTGAGGGAGAGACTGGAACTGGAGAAAAGAGCCCACCAGGTGGTGGAGCGTCTCATAGAAGACCGCGTGTCTGATGACTTCCTGCTCGACTGT gCCAAGTTAATCACCACTGCTAATTACAAAGATGTTGTGGAGGAAAGATTCATCACTAAATTGTGTGGTTAtcctttgtgttcaaataaattggaaaag ATCCCAAAGCAACAATACAAAATCTCAACGAAGACCAATAAGGTATATGACATAACAGAGCGTAAG tctTTTTGCAGTAACTTTTGCTATAAAGCATCCAAAGAATTTGAGCTGCAGATATCAAAGACCCCTCTTTGGCTTCGGCACGATGAAAG ACCTCCAGAaatcaagctgaagaagaaaGGCAACAT CGGAAGTTCTGGTGAGGAGGTATGTCTGACACCGAAATGCCTACAGGAGGATGACATTGAGCAACCACTGAATACTCAACCTGAGGACCATCAGGACCGTTCCTTCACAGCCGGCCACAGCGACAGCAGCGATGACGAACGGGAGCAGGACTTCATTTCCAGCGTGGTTTCCAGGGAACAGAGACCCAGGGTGCACTGGGGTGACCGGCCAAAACGTAAAAATGAAGGTGAAGGAGTTAGACGCCCGCAGGCAGAAAGGAGAAAGGGTGAAAGCAGACAAAACCAGAAGTTAGAAAAGGAAGTCAAAATGACTCGTGATGAGTCTTTTGCAAATGGAACAGTCCACGAAGAAGTGCCTGAGGAAGCCAAAGTGGACGAGGTGATGGATAAACTGAAGTCATGCAGCCTCCATGCTGCAACACAACCTCAGGAAGACCTCACAGCTCCCGCAACCACTCCACCTCTGATTGAATCAACTCACCAAAGAGAAAGCAGTTCACAAAATCGCCAGGATCTTGTCGTGTTGAATGCAGACAGCGTGCCCAGCCTCAATATCATCCAGGTGGGGATGAGCAAGCGAGGGGCGACAGGTCTCCGGAGTCTTCTCAAGAACCACGGTCCAGCGACAAAACACAACCTGATTGGACAGTCTCTACTTGAATCCTTAAGAGTGACACTGAACGATTGGCTCACAGAAGAGAGCATTAAATTCCTGCATGGTGCTGATTGTACGCTTGACCCTCCCTCAATCTACatgaaagaagaggaagaggaattgGATGAAGATGACCTTGAGGATGATGTGACTGAGGGAagtggaggagaggaggagaggagagcCTTATTGCCAGCTCCGGACTATGAGACCCTCAAAAGGGAAACCCAGCAGATGGTGCTCAAGGTCAGAGAGTTTTACAAAGGCACCTGGATTGTGGCTGAGGACGAAGAAAAGATGAATGGAAATGAG GAAACCACCCAGGACCAAAGCACAAGTGACTCTCCGTCTCTGCCGCTGGTTGACTCCAAAGCTCAGCATCTCATCCAGAAGAGAATTACGGTGGAGAAACTGGCCAGCTG TCTCAGGAACATTGTGGGTCCGCTGAGTCTTACCTTGAGTGATATCACCAGTGACCTCAACAACCTCGTCAGGACATTCAG GTTTACCAACACCAACATCATCCACAAACCTCCTGAATGGACGCTCATCGCCGTAGTGCTTCTCCATCT GTTGTCCAATGTGTCTCCAGTGGTTGCCGAAGCCTTGAAGACGCCTTCATCAGTTTTATATATAAACACCCTCATGGAGGAGCTGGGCCTACAGCAGCAAGACCTCTTGAACCTTCTCCAGCCATTTAAAACGATACCGCACTga
- the rpap2 gene encoding putative RNA polymerase II subunit B1 CTD phosphatase rpap2 isoform X2 encodes MDQRSKRTQGNNMEAGERQVSSKAPKNGGKHAKQLSAEAEARREVIRETLRERLELEKRAHQVVERLIEDRVSDDFLLDCAKLITTANYKDVVEERFITKLCGYPLCSNKLEKIPKQQYKISTKTNKVYDITERKSFCSNFCYKASKEFELQISKTPLWLRHDERPPEIKLKKKGNIGSSGEEVCLTPKCLQEDDIEQPLNTQPEDHQDRSFTAGHSDSSDDEREQDFISSVVSREQRPRVHWGDRPKRKNEGEGVRRPQAERRKGESRQNQKLEKEVKMTRDESFANGTVHEEVPEEAKVDEVMDKLKSCSLHAATQPQEDLTAPATTPPLIESTHQRESSSQNRQDLVVLNADSVPSLNIIQVGMSKRGATGLRSLLKNHGPATKHNLIGQSLLESLRVTLNDWLTEESIKFLHGADCTLDPPSIYMKEEEEELDEDDLEDDVTEGSGGEEERRALLPAPDYETLKRETQQMVLKVREFYKGTWIVAEDEEKMNGNEETTQDQSTSDSPSLPLVDSKAQHLIQKRITVEKLASCLRNIVGPLSLTLSDITSDLNNLVRTFRFTNTNIIHKPPEWTLIAVVLLHLLSNVSPVVAEALKTPSSVLYINTLMEELGLQQQDLLNLLQPFKTIPH; translated from the exons AGAGGTGATCCGGGAGACGCTGAGGGAGAGACTGGAACTGGAGAAAAGAGCCCACCAGGTGGTGGAGCGTCTCATAGAAGACCGCGTGTCTGATGACTTCCTGCTCGACTGT gCCAAGTTAATCACCACTGCTAATTACAAAGATGTTGTGGAGGAAAGATTCATCACTAAATTGTGTGGTTAtcctttgtgttcaaataaattggaaaag ATCCCAAAGCAACAATACAAAATCTCAACGAAGACCAATAAGGTATATGACATAACAGAGCGTAAG tctTTTTGCAGTAACTTTTGCTATAAAGCATCCAAAGAATTTGAGCTGCAGATATCAAAGACCCCTCTTTGGCTTCGGCACGATGAAAG ACCTCCAGAaatcaagctgaagaagaaaGGCAACAT CGGAAGTTCTGGTGAGGAGGTATGTCTGACACCGAAATGCCTACAGGAGGATGACATTGAGCAACCACTGAATACTCAACCTGAGGACCATCAGGACCGTTCCTTCACAGCCGGCCACAGCGACAGCAGCGATGACGAACGGGAGCAGGACTTCATTTCCAGCGTGGTTTCCAGGGAACAGAGACCCAGGGTGCACTGGGGTGACCGGCCAAAACGTAAAAATGAAGGTGAAGGAGTTAGACGCCCGCAGGCAGAAAGGAGAAAGGGTGAAAGCAGACAAAACCAGAAGTTAGAAAAGGAAGTCAAAATGACTCGTGATGAGTCTTTTGCAAATGGAACAGTCCACGAAGAAGTGCCTGAGGAAGCCAAAGTGGACGAGGTGATGGATAAACTGAAGTCATGCAGCCTCCATGCTGCAACACAACCTCAGGAAGACCTCACAGCTCCCGCAACCACTCCACCTCTGATTGAATCAACTCACCAAAGAGAAAGCAGTTCACAAAATCGCCAGGATCTTGTCGTGTTGAATGCAGACAGCGTGCCCAGCCTCAATATCATCCAGGTGGGGATGAGCAAGCGAGGGGCGACAGGTCTCCGGAGTCTTCTCAAGAACCACGGTCCAGCGACAAAACACAACCTGATTGGACAGTCTCTACTTGAATCCTTAAGAGTGACACTGAACGATTGGCTCACAGAAGAGAGCATTAAATTCCTGCATGGTGCTGATTGTACGCTTGACCCTCCCTCAATCTACatgaaagaagaggaagaggaattgGATGAAGATGACCTTGAGGATGATGTGACTGAGGGAagtggaggagaggaggagaggagagcCTTATTGCCAGCTCCGGACTATGAGACCCTCAAAAGGGAAACCCAGCAGATGGTGCTCAAGGTCAGAGAGTTTTACAAAGGCACCTGGATTGTGGCTGAGGACGAAGAAAAGATGAATGGAAATGAG GAAACCACCCAGGACCAAAGCACAAGTGACTCTCCGTCTCTGCCGCTGGTTGACTCCAAAGCTCAGCATCTCATCCAGAAGAGAATTACGGTGGAGAAACTGGCCAGCTG TCTCAGGAACATTGTGGGTCCGCTGAGTCTTACCTTGAGTGATATCACCAGTGACCTCAACAACCTCGTCAGGACATTCAG GTTTACCAACACCAACATCATCCACAAACCTCCTGAATGGACGCTCATCGCCGTAGTGCTTCTCCATCT GTTGTCCAATGTGTCTCCAGTGGTTGCCGAAGCCTTGAAGACGCCTTCATCAGTTTTATATATAAACACCCTCATGGAGGAGCTGGGCCTACAGCAGCAAGACCTCTTGAACCTTCTCCAGCCATTTAAAACGATACCGCACTga